In one window of Rathayibacter caricis DSM 15933 DNA:
- a CDS encoding aldo/keto reductase: MQYRTLGRSGLKVSTVTFGTMTFGGKGVFAATGSTGVDEARRLLDVALDRGVNLLDTANVYSNGVSEEVLGEALKGRRDRTLIASKVRGPMGDGPNDAGLSRHHIIAQCEGSLRRLGTDHLDLYQVHEWDGQTPLEETLSALDSLLQAGKIRYVGSSNYAGWQLSKALGVSKDNGWSPFISQQIHYTLQAREAEYELLPLAQDAGVGVLVWSPLAGGLLSGKHRRNQAAPEDSRMLAGWDEPPIRDEDALYDIVDVLVRIGETHGVSAAQVALAWLLTRPAVSSLVVGARTEAQLTDNLAAAELELTSQDLLDLDAVSAPPLIYPYWHHAKSAADRLGPFDLVANEALARHRP, from the coding sequence ATGCAGTACAGAACTCTCGGCCGATCGGGCCTGAAAGTCTCCACGGTCACCTTCGGCACGATGACCTTCGGCGGAAAGGGGGTGTTCGCAGCCACCGGCTCGACCGGAGTGGATGAAGCACGCCGACTCCTCGATGTCGCCTTGGACCGAGGAGTGAACCTGCTCGATACGGCCAACGTGTACTCGAACGGAGTCTCCGAAGAGGTTCTCGGGGAGGCGCTGAAGGGCCGCCGCGATCGCACGCTGATCGCCTCAAAGGTCCGCGGGCCGATGGGTGACGGGCCCAATGATGCAGGGCTTTCGCGTCACCACATCATCGCTCAGTGCGAGGGAAGCCTCCGCCGCCTCGGTACGGACCACCTCGACCTGTATCAGGTGCATGAGTGGGACGGGCAGACTCCACTCGAGGAGACCCTCTCAGCGCTCGATTCGCTGTTGCAGGCAGGAAAGATCCGCTACGTCGGAAGCTCCAACTACGCCGGATGGCAGCTCTCGAAAGCGCTTGGTGTCTCGAAAGACAACGGCTGGTCCCCGTTCATCTCCCAGCAGATCCACTACACACTCCAGGCCCGTGAGGCCGAGTACGAGCTGCTCCCCCTCGCCCAGGACGCAGGAGTCGGAGTGCTGGTGTGGAGTCCCCTCGCGGGCGGATTGCTCTCCGGCAAGCACCGTCGCAATCAAGCGGCGCCGGAGGACTCCCGAATGCTCGCCGGATGGGACGAACCTCCCATTCGCGACGAGGACGCGCTCTACGACATCGTCGACGTGCTCGTGCGCATCGGCGAGACCCACGGTGTCTCAGCTGCACAGGTGGCACTCGCCTGGCTCCTCACCCGGCCGGCGGTGTCCTCCCTCGTCGTCGGCGCCCGCACGGAAGCTCAGCTCACCGACAACCTGGCCGCCGCGGAACTCGAGCTCACCTCGCAGGACCTGCTCGACCTGGATGCCGTCTCCGCACCGCCGCTGATCTACCCCTACTGGCACCACGCCAAATCTGCCGCCGATCGACTCGGACCGTTCGACCTCGTCGCGAACGAGGCGCTGGCACGCCACCGGCCATAG
- a CDS encoding nuclear transport factor 2 family protein, with the protein MTTSIERLLAEADITRLMHTYAHRLDGADFAGVGALFDQGVWHIAPDRSCHGSAEVEAWLVENLAVHGDKLGTRHIISNVLIDVADDGLSATALSYGVVTQVTEDFPIQVISQCRYEDIFACTASEWHFLERRALIDGFGDTRAHIRPTGH; encoded by the coding sequence ATGACGACGAGCATCGAGCGCCTTCTTGCTGAGGCGGACATCACCCGCCTGATGCACACCTACGCTCACCGGCTGGACGGAGCCGATTTCGCCGGGGTCGGCGCACTTTTCGACCAGGGTGTCTGGCATATCGCCCCCGACCGCAGCTGCCACGGTTCCGCGGAAGTAGAGGCCTGGCTGGTGGAGAACCTCGCCGTGCATGGAGACAAGCTCGGCACCAGGCACATCATCAGCAACGTCCTCATCGACGTCGCGGACGACGGCTTGTCGGCCACAGCCCTGTCGTACGGAGTCGTCACCCAGGTGACGGAAGACTTCCCCATTCAGGTGATCTCCCAGTGCCGGTACGAGGACATCTTCGCCTGTACCGCCAGCGAGTGGCACTTCCTCGAGCGTCGGGCCCTCATTGACGGATTCGGTGACACGCGCGCCCACATCCGCCCGACCGGACACTGA